From Acinetobacter suaedae, one genomic window encodes:
- a CDS encoding DNA internalization-related competence protein ComEC/Rec2: MLKIILLGWVAGIALMGMHFPIITSTWWLWLIIAFAIFGFGFYWKKQYFHYPTYKALLLISATWALFCTGYHYADIQLQQRLIFKEQNVETFEAIVYIKKISELNENGEKQVAEVLNRHAQSVNWFLHLRKEKDTFKVEPEFQLGHYYRVSGQIRPAHSYAVPGAFDLEKWFLQQNVHSGFSVRNIQPIHEDELYQLGYHHHLQQQQSHWAIFLLAVEKKRLAFRQMLQASAFQHKGLLLALLTGDESLLSDAVKQQFQHLGISHLLAISGPHVLVFALILTWSLQKLIQRYCPSIYLKQPRQLLLLLPFIFSVLLYVAFVGFEIPAMRTLLTVSIVSAFMCLRQSIQAFSVLVYSASLLLVLDPFSILSAAFWLSYGACFILIRIYQTIIQLPQNVNLTFKQKMIWGSHILIESQWKIFVALLPLVLIFFQQVSWFAPLTNLIAIPLLGACIVPLDILAACVWLIIPTLGQWLFQMNDVFLSFLMLILDVLQSVSPQLYGISFTPWMMVSLIIGIFLLFLPRGIVPNFWAAVCFLPILWGIKTQPEALHVLDVGQGQAILVQHSKGNLLIDTGGSFDETKFSMGERVVIPFLRQQGIRRLEHVVLSHLDQDHSGAFTSIQNSFEIDLVQSSEKHEKMQFKENFSFCQQGQQWSFPNINIQILFPRANELSYAKYQKNEYSCVLYVQFLDAQPYQNFLIMGDAGWETEYKLLQQYPDLKVDVLILGHHGSKHSSAYEFLASLKPKLTIASAGFNNRYGHPSPEVLKRLQHLNIPILNTADAGTISFMMNNHDGVLLQHRQKRKWLSKNSLSN; the protein is encoded by the coding sequence ATGCTAAAAATTATTTTATTGGGGTGGGTTGCGGGTATCGCACTTATGGGAATGCATTTCCCGATCATTACATCTACATGGTGGCTTTGGCTGATTATTGCATTCGCGATCTTTGGTTTCGGATTTTATTGGAAAAAGCAGTATTTTCATTATCCTACTTATAAAGCCTTGCTTTTAATCAGTGCGACTTGGGCATTATTTTGCACAGGTTATCATTATGCTGATATTCAATTACAACAACGTCTTATTTTTAAAGAACAAAATGTTGAAACATTTGAAGCGATTGTTTATATCAAAAAGATCAGTGAACTGAATGAAAATGGCGAGAAACAAGTTGCTGAAGTTTTGAATCGACATGCGCAAAGTGTGAATTGGTTTCTTCATTTAAGGAAAGAGAAAGACACATTTAAAGTAGAACCAGAATTTCAATTGGGTCATTATTATCGTGTATCTGGGCAGATTCGACCCGCCCATAGTTATGCCGTCCCTGGTGCATTCGATCTGGAAAAATGGTTTTTACAACAAAATGTGCACTCGGGATTTTCTGTACGAAATATTCAGCCTATTCATGAAGATGAACTCTATCAGCTGGGTTATCATCATCACTTGCAGCAACAACAATCTCATTGGGCCATATTCTTATTAGCTGTTGAAAAAAAGCGTCTGGCTTTTCGACAAATGCTACAGGCATCAGCATTCCAACATAAAGGGTTGCTATTGGCTTTGCTCACAGGGGATGAGAGTCTGTTATCTGATGCCGTAAAACAACAATTTCAACACCTTGGGATTTCACATTTATTGGCTATTTCTGGACCACATGTGTTGGTATTTGCATTGATACTGACTTGGTCATTACAAAAGTTGATTCAGCGTTACTGCCCAAGCATCTATTTGAAGCAACCTCGACAATTACTACTATTGTTGCCCTTTATCTTTAGTGTCTTGTTATATGTGGCATTTGTTGGGTTTGAAATTCCGGCAATGAGAACATTATTAACAGTCAGTATTGTCAGTGCTTTTATGTGCTTAAGACAGTCGATTCAGGCATTTAGTGTGTTGGTTTATAGTGCGAGCTTATTGTTAGTTTTAGATCCATTTAGCATTTTATCTGCTGCATTTTGGTTATCTTATGGCGCGTGTTTTATTTTGATAAGAATCTATCAGACGATTATACAGTTACCACAAAATGTAAATTTGACATTTAAACAAAAAATGATCTGGGGCAGTCATATTTTGATTGAATCTCAATGGAAAATTTTTGTCGCGTTATTACCTTTGGTTTTGATTTTCTTTCAGCAAGTTTCATGGTTTGCCCCCTTAACTAATCTTATTGCTATCCCATTGTTAGGTGCTTGTATTGTTCCTTTAGATATTCTAGCTGCATGTGTGTGGTTAATTATTCCTACATTGGGGCAGTGGTTATTTCAAATGAATGATGTGTTTTTGTCATTCTTGATGCTGATTTTAGATGTGCTTCAATCGGTTTCGCCGCAGTTATATGGAATAAGCTTCACCCCTTGGATGATGGTAAGTTTAATCATTGGTATTTTTCTATTGTTTTTGCCTAGAGGGATTGTTCCAAATTTTTGGGCTGCTGTCTGTTTCCTACCGATATTATGGGGTATAAAAACTCAACCCGAAGCATTGCACGTATTAGATGTTGGCCAAGGACAAGCAATCTTAGTACAACATTCCAAAGGTAATCTCCTGATTGATACAGGTGGGTCATTTGATGAAACCAAATTCAGTATGGGGGAGCGAGTGGTTATTCCTTTTCTACGTCAGCAAGGTATTCGGCGATTGGAACACGTTGTGTTATCTCATTTGGATCAAGATCATAGTGGAGCATTTACGTCGATTCAGAATAGTTTTGAAATTGATTTGGTTCAATCGAGTGAAAAGCATGAAAAAATGCAATTTAAGGAGAATTTTTCATTTTGCCAACAAGGACAACAGTGGTCATTCCCAAACATCAACATCCAAATTTTATTTCCTCGAGCCAATGAATTGAGCTATGCGAAATATCAGAAAAATGAATATTCTTGTGTGCTCTATGTGCAATTTCTAGATGCTCAACCTTATCAGAACTTTTTGATTATGGGGGATGCAGGCTGGGAAACCGAATATAAATTGTTACAGCAGTATCCAGATTTAAAAGTAGATGTGTTAATTCTTGGTCATCATGGCAGTAAGCACAGCTCTGCTTACGAATTTTTGGCAAGCCTCAAGCCCAAACTTACAATCGCTTCTGCGGGATTTAATAATCGTTACGGACATCCTAGTCCTGAGGTTTTAAAACGATTGCAGCACTTAAATATTCCAATATTAAATACAGCAGATGCGGGTACGATTAGCTTTATGATGAATAATCATGATGGGGTGTTGCTACAGCATCGACAAAAAAGAAAATGGTTATCCAAAAATAGCCTAAGTAATTGA
- the serC gene encoding 3-phosphoserine/phosphohydroxythreonine transaminase encodes MRAYNFCAGPAALPTAVLEKAQQEMLDWQGKGLSIMEMSHRSNDYVAVAEKAEADLRKLMNIPDNYKVLFLQGGASLQFSAIPLNLLGKNNKADYIHTGIWSEKALKEAKRYGDVNVVEAATLLDGKHAITEQSTWNLSNDAAYVHYADNETIGGLQFANVPDVKAPLVCDYSSSILSAPIDVNKFGLIYAGAQKNIGPAGLTIVIIRDDLLDQAKPEIPSILKYADQAKNGSMVNTPATYAWYLAGLVFEWLLEQGGVEAIHKVNQEKAKLLYGYIDASDFYNNPIAVANRSIMNVPFTLADEALEKTFLKEAEANHLLNLAGHRSVGGMRASIYNAVPLEGVQALVNFMDEFAKRHG; translated from the coding sequence ATGCGTGCTTATAATTTCTGCGCTGGTCCTGCTGCATTACCTACTGCCGTTTTAGAAAAAGCTCAACAAGAAATGTTGGATTGGCAGGGTAAGGGGCTGTCGATCATGGAAATGAGTCATCGTAGCAATGACTATGTTGCTGTTGCTGAGAAAGCTGAAGCAGATTTACGCAAGCTTATGAATATTCCTGATAACTATAAAGTGCTATTCTTACAAGGTGGTGCATCTCTCCAGTTCTCGGCAATTCCACTTAACTTGTTGGGTAAAAATAACAAAGCTGATTATATCCATACTGGGATTTGGTCTGAGAAAGCATTAAAAGAAGCAAAGCGCTACGGTGATGTGAATGTTGTAGAAGCAGCTACTTTGCTTGATGGTAAACATGCGATCACAGAACAAAGTACTTGGAATCTTTCAAATGATGCAGCATATGTACATTATGCTGATAATGAAACCATTGGTGGTTTACAGTTCGCAAATGTTCCAGATGTAAAAGCACCATTAGTTTGTGATTATTCTTCTAGTATTTTATCTGCGCCGATAGACGTAAATAAATTTGGGCTCATTTATGCAGGTGCACAAAAGAATATTGGTCCTGCTGGATTAACTATTGTGATTATCCGTGATGATTTGCTGGATCAAGCGAAACCAGAAATTCCTAGTATTCTAAAATATGCAGACCAAGCGAAGAATGGTTCAATGGTGAATACACCTGCAACTTATGCTTGGTATTTGGCTGGTTTAGTTTTTGAATGGTTGCTAGAACAGGGTGGGGTAGAAGCGATTCATAAAGTGAATCAAGAAAAAGCAAAACTGCTCTATGGTTATATCGATGCTAGTGATTTCTATAATAACCCGATTGCAGTTGCAAATCGTTCAATAATGAATGTCCCTTTCACCTTGGCAGATGAAGCATTGGAAAAGACCTTCTTGAAAGAAGCTGAAGCAAATCATTTGCTAAATTTAGCGGGACACCGTTCAGTGGGTGGTATGCGTGCAAGTATCTACAATGCTGTTCCATTGGAAGGTGTGCAGGCACTTGTGAACTTTATGGATGAATTTGCTAAACGTCATGGTTAA
- a CDS encoding YaiI/YqxD family protein yields MLPFKLWVDADALPKILREVILRASDRYQLEVTFVANQNVGITPSIRIKSIQVMSGADRADQEIVDRMQENDIVITQDIPLAAQVIEKGGIAIHPRGEIYTTVNVKARLHLRDFMDTLRGAGVQTGGPPPISERDKREFSSALDQTILKQKRKTAC; encoded by the coding sequence GTGCTGCCATTTAAATTGTGGGTAGATGCGGATGCTTTACCCAAGATTTTACGTGAAGTAATTTTACGTGCATCGGATCGTTACCAACTTGAAGTCACTTTTGTTGCCAATCAAAATGTAGGGATCACGCCTTCAATCAGAATTAAATCAATTCAAGTGATGAGTGGAGCAGATCGAGCTGATCAGGAAATTGTAGATCGCATGCAGGAGAATGACATTGTCATTACACAAGATATTCCGCTTGCAGCTCAAGTGATTGAAAAGGGAGGAATTGCAATTCATCCGAGAGGTGAGATTTATACAACTGTGAATGTTAAGGCTCGATTACATTTACGTGATTTTATGGATACTTTACGTGGTGCAGGTGTACAAACGGGTGGACCGCCACCAATTTCAGAGCGAGATAAACGAGAATTTTCGAGTGCTCTAGATCAAACAATTCTAAAACAAAAACGCAAAACTGCTTGTTGA
- a CDS encoding PilZ domain-containing protein: MENAQHHLVDDNTERRVMSRIDAVLRINYQIIPDDVALNDPYDSHFVLPRYFLLLAELDQFDHAFRYELEQLNEKDQQIARILSLFNQKLNLITGSFYDNIVQSQLPVPEQVNFSENGLSFFSSQDINEGTYIHITLSHPENFFHIAATAQVVYSTADEQGKFRIGAYFITLNPQDRAKLAASIQQAKKNEVHN, encoded by the coding sequence ATGGAAAATGCACAACATCATCTTGTTGACGACAACACTGAACGTCGTGTGATGTCTCGTATTGATGCTGTGTTGAGAATCAACTATCAAATCATTCCAGATGATGTTGCACTGAATGATCCGTATGACTCTCATTTTGTACTACCGCGCTATTTTCTACTACTTGCTGAATTAGATCAATTTGATCATGCATTTCGCTACGAATTAGAACAATTAAATGAAAAAGATCAACAAATTGCTCGCATCCTATCCCTTTTTAATCAGAAATTAAATCTCATTACAGGCTCTTTTTACGACAATATCGTACAATCTCAACTCCCTGTACCCGAACAAGTCAATTTTTCTGAGAATGGTCTAAGTTTTTTTAGTTCTCAAGATATTAACGAAGGAACTTATATTCATATTACCTTAAGCCATCCTGAAAACTTCTTTCATATCGCTGCTACTGCGCAGGTGGTCTACAGCACAGCAGACGAACAAGGAAAATTTCGTATCGGAGCATATTTTATTACGTTAAATCCACAAGACCGCGCAAAACTTGCTGCGAGTATTCAGCAAGCTAAAAAGAATGAAGTCCATAATTAA
- a CDS encoding DMT family transporter yields the protein MPSRLNLMLTYGLLVFIWASTPLAIVWSVSDLHPMWALLLRFLIALPLAITVLLCLSVKFPMHKLAWLSYVAGSLSLIGSQIFTYAATTYLSSGLIALMFGLAPIMAGLIGRFGFQQKLATPQWLGMGTSIIGLTMICLSGNQKHVQPLGILLMLLSVFSYSLSIFWVKKINATVQPMAQATGSIFVSTFFALLLLPWIWQFAPTEIPSAKSLLALTYTVIMASLIAMFCYFKLVQNLQATTLSLTTVMTPMLAILIGAYLNHEQLSAQVFIGASIILFGLLLYFYKDLRVYRRFKV from the coding sequence ATGCCATCTCGTCTTAACTTAATGCTAACTTATGGGCTGCTGGTCTTTATTTGGGCTTCAACGCCATTGGCAATCGTTTGGAGTGTATCTGATTTACATCCAATGTGGGCATTATTGTTACGTTTTTTGATTGCATTGCCATTGGCCATTACGGTTCTACTTTGTTTGAGTGTCAAGTTCCCCATGCATAAGTTAGCGTGGTTAAGCTATGTTGCAGGGTCTCTGAGTTTGATTGGTTCGCAAATTTTTACTTATGCAGCTACAACTTATCTGAGTTCGGGGCTGATCGCCTTGATGTTTGGTCTAGCACCGATTATGGCAGGTCTAATTGGACGATTTGGCTTTCAGCAAAAATTAGCAACGCCACAATGGTTGGGGATGGGGACGTCGATTATTGGGTTAACGATGATCTGTCTGAGTGGGAATCAAAAACATGTCCAACCACTTGGAATCCTATTGATGTTGCTGAGTGTTTTTTCTTATTCGCTCTCTATTTTTTGGGTGAAAAAGATTAATGCGACGGTACAGCCTATGGCACAGGCAACAGGTTCGATATTCGTTTCGACATTTTTTGCCTTGTTATTACTTCCTTGGATCTGGCAATTTGCACCTACAGAGATTCCTTCCGCAAAATCGTTATTGGCGTTGACTTATACGGTAATCATGGCCTCGTTGATTGCAATGTTTTGTTATTTCAAACTGGTTCAAAACTTACAAGCAACGACATTATCTTTAACGACTGTTATGACGCCGATGCTCGCGATTCTGATAGGCGCTTATTTGAATCATGAACAATTGTCAGCCCAAGTCTTTATAGGCGCCAGTATTATTTTATTTGGTTTGTTACTTTATTTTTATAAAGATCTACGCGTATATCGGCGTTTTAAAGTATGA
- the lolD gene encoding lipoprotein-releasing ABC transporter ATP-binding protein LolD — protein sequence MSKIVLEAKEIYKHFDDGKSKVEVIKGLSLQVNAGEFVSIVGASGSGKSTLLHVLGGLEQPSQGQVFLQGQRFDNLGEADRGFKRNQYLGFVYQFHHLLPEFSALENVAMPLMFRGDVQYKSAKAQAEYLLDRVGLSHRMEHKPGELSGGERQRVALARALVTKPAVVLADEPTGNLDRKTALSVFELLTDLKNELNMAMLIVTHDEQLAQSADSILHMQDGLWIEQP from the coding sequence ATGAGTAAGATTGTTTTAGAAGCTAAAGAAATTTATAAGCATTTTGATGATGGCAAAAGTAAAGTTGAAGTCATCAAAGGTTTATCACTTCAAGTCAATGCGGGTGAGTTTGTCTCAATTGTTGGAGCGAGTGGCTCGGGTAAGAGTACTTTATTGCATGTTTTGGGTGGCTTAGAGCAACCTTCACAAGGTCAAGTATTTTTGCAAGGGCAGCGTTTCGATAATTTGGGTGAAGCCGATCGTGGTTTCAAACGGAATCAATATTTAGGTTTTGTGTATCAATTCCATCATTTGTTACCTGAATTTTCAGCCTTAGAAAATGTAGCGATGCCACTGATGTTCCGTGGTGATGTGCAATATAAGTCTGCTAAAGCTCAAGCAGAGTATTTATTGGACCGCGTGGGTTTGTCACATCGTATGGAACATAAGCCTGGTGAGTTATCTGGTGGTGAACGTCAACGTGTGGCACTTGCTCGTGCTTTGGTGACTAAGCCCGCTGTTGTACTCGCAGATGAACCAACAGGTAACTTGGATCGGAAAACAGCATTGAGTGTTTTTGAATTATTGACGGACTTGAAAAATGAACTCAATATGGCGATGTTAATTGTGACCCATGATGAGCAATTGGCACAATCGGCAGATTCAATTTTACATATGCAAGATGGTTTATGGATTGAACAACCATAA
- a CDS encoding lysophospholipid acyltransferase family protein, giving the protein MAQSKSSNTSYRLIKFLSRQPIQLGRFFARMLAGFLTSFQLSKISKIIGLNIQIAFPNMDLQQRQQLTKKAIQNELTSYFEFLSIWGSSNQRNIQRIQNVSGEQYLHDALAEKKGIVLIVPHFGTWEVMNAWLSQYTEMTILYKPVKNPDADRFVREARSREQAHLVPTDESGVRQIFKALKQGGTTAILPDHTPDHGGEMINYFGIPLASSSLSAKLIQKTKAKALLIYTMRNDQDSFDMYIEPIDPQIYQGSAEDGTLIIHQTLEQLIKRYPDHYHWSYKRFSANQELKRIYDIDENQALAKVAEVRHLTQQASIT; this is encoded by the coding sequence ATGGCTCAATCAAAATCTAGCAACACTAGTTACCGTCTAATCAAATTTCTGAGTCGCCAGCCGATTCAACTAGGACGTTTCTTTGCACGTATGCTTGCTGGATTTCTCACGAGTTTTCAACTTTCTAAGATATCAAAAATTATTGGTTTGAATATACAGATTGCTTTCCCGAATATGGATCTACAGCAACGACAACAGTTGACCAAAAAAGCAATTCAAAATGAATTAACCTCATACTTTGAATTTTTAAGTATTTGGGGTTCTTCTAATCAAAGAAATATTCAACGCATTCAAAATGTATCTGGTGAGCAATATTTACATGATGCTTTAGCAGAAAAAAAAGGAATTGTTTTGATCGTTCCACATTTCGGAACTTGGGAAGTCATGAATGCCTGGCTTTCTCAATACACAGAAATGACGATTCTCTACAAACCTGTTAAAAATCCTGATGCAGATCGTTTTGTGCGAGAAGCGCGCAGTCGTGAACAGGCACATCTAGTACCAACAGATGAAAGTGGCGTTCGTCAAATCTTTAAAGCATTAAAACAAGGCGGCACAACTGCTATCCTACCTGATCACACACCTGATCATGGCGGAGAAATGATCAATTATTTTGGTATTCCTCTCGCTTCAAGTAGTTTGAGTGCAAAGTTAATTCAAAAAACTAAGGCAAAGGCACTACTCATTTATACAATGCGTAATGATCAAGATAGCTTTGATATGTATATTGAGCCGATTGACCCTCAAATTTACCAAGGCAGTGCCGAAGATGGAACATTAATTATTCATCAGACTTTAGAACAATTAATTAAACGCTATCCTGATCATTATCACTGGAGTTACAAACGCTTTAGTGCCAATCAAGAATTAAAAAGAATTTACGATATAGATGAAAATCAAGCATTAGCCAAAGTTGCAGAAGTTCGCCATTTAACTCAGCAAGCATCAATTACTTAG
- a CDS encoding lipoprotein-releasing ABC transporter permease subunit produces MFKPISLYIGLRYTRARRSNHFISFIALVSMIGLTLGVAVLITVLSVMNGFDRELKTRVLGMVPQATVSSTQILTDWPELAKKVESHPHVTGVAPFTQLQGMLTAHGQVAGIMVTGIEPEYEKQVSIIQDHMVTGDLNALQKGEFGIVLGKDMTDALGLGLNDNVTLVLPEATPSPAGVVPRFKRFKIVGIFSVGAEVDSMVGYIALNDASTLLRLPDGAQGIRLKLDNIFAAPKVANEIVSELPSNFYASNWTYTHGNLFNAIQMEKTLVGLLLFLIIVVAAFNIVSSLVMVVTDKKSDIAILRTLGASPSMITKIFMVQGTVIGVIGTIAGTILGVTLALTISDIISWFNTVLGLNLFDAYFVHYLPSYLRWQDVVVIVIVSLLLSFLATIYPALRAAKVQPAEALRYE; encoded by the coding sequence ATGTTTAAGCCAATCTCGCTGTATATAGGGTTGAGATACACTCGTGCTCGGCGGAGTAATCATTTTATTTCTTTTATCGCCTTGGTTTCCATGATTGGTTTGACTCTCGGCGTTGCTGTTCTCATTACAGTTTTATCTGTTATGAATGGTTTTGATCGAGAATTAAAAACTCGTGTCCTCGGAATGGTACCACAAGCTACTGTTTCTTCTACTCAAATTTTAACAGATTGGCCAGAACTTGCAAAAAAAGTTGAGAGTCATCCACATGTCACGGGTGTGGCACCTTTCACTCAATTGCAGGGGATGTTGACTGCTCATGGGCAGGTCGCGGGGATTATGGTCACGGGTATAGAACCTGAATATGAAAAACAGGTTTCAATCATCCAAGATCATATGGTGACAGGTGATTTAAATGCTTTACAAAAGGGCGAGTTTGGTATTGTTCTTGGAAAGGACATGACTGATGCACTTGGTTTGGGACTAAATGACAATGTTACTTTGGTTCTTCCTGAAGCAACACCATCACCGGCTGGTGTGGTACCGCGTTTTAAACGTTTTAAGATTGTCGGTATCTTTAGTGTGGGTGCAGAAGTGGACTCAATGGTGGGTTATATTGCGTTGAATGATGCTTCAACCTTATTACGTTTACCAGATGGTGCACAGGGTATTCGTTTAAAGTTAGATAATATTTTTGCAGCGCCTAAAGTAGCAAATGAAATAGTTAGTGAATTACCGAGCAATTTTTACGCATCTAATTGGACATATACCCACGGGAATCTGTTCAATGCGATTCAAATGGAAAAAACCTTAGTTGGTTTGCTTCTATTCCTCATTATTGTTGTTGCGGCATTTAATATCGTTTCATCTTTGGTGATGGTAGTGACTGATAAGAAATCAGATATCGCTATTCTAAGGACTCTTGGTGCTTCGCCGTCCATGATTACTAAAATTTTCATGGTGCAGGGTACTGTGATCGGTGTCATTGGAACAATTGCAGGAACAATTTTAGGGGTGACTTTGGCATTAACCATTAGTGACATCATTTCTTGGTTTAATACGGTTCTAGGACTAAATCTATTTGATGCATATTTTGTTCATTACTTACCGTCATATCTCAGATGGCAAGATGTGGTTGTGATCGTGATCGTGTCACTATTATTAAGTTTCTTGGCAACGATTTACCCTGCATTACGTGCAGCTAAAGTTCAACCTGCTGAGGCGCTGCGTTATGAGTAA
- a CDS encoding TolC family protein: protein MLKRHNRPSSKVTRFPKQLSLCISLISYALFSTSTLAQTLSYSEAEKFVVENAYSTQAQQALQQASRLEMEAVKHLGLPRIDLNARAYSFHSETSVPLESSKRRLENSLTRGFDDKLSQWENVFPPEVIDQVSQGFDQTVSDGLNKVPNNLDVTIKDHDVRTSVSMVMPLYTGGKINSAKQIASIQSKRSDISEKQQQDSQRFEMIQAYFNVQLQQQLLNTSLFNLNAMQEHYDNALKLEKQGFINKGQRMQFEVARNNAQRTYQNAQSNLQASQFSLQNLLQTKAPLSLSTPLFVNTDQNHSLDKLLANYDQNSSLIKKLQMDTQLANENVRIQQAAKKPSVFAFGEYGLDEKENWIIGVMAKYNLFSGVDKNKNVHAAELKRYAAELMTERTKQEIENVLYKSYSELNASQTSHQLLAQNTKAAQENLRIQQLSFKEGMGTATQVIDAQNALNALRSEMAINAYKYILSLATLLQSYGSIDEFKLYVNQPRTDFIR, encoded by the coding sequence ATGTTGAAGCGACATAATCGACCGAGTTCTAAGGTCACACGGTTTCCAAAACAGCTAAGTCTCTGTATTAGTTTAATCAGTTATGCCTTATTTTCTACATCTACACTTGCTCAGACACTCAGCTATAGTGAAGCAGAGAAATTTGTCGTAGAAAATGCATATTCAACTCAAGCCCAGCAGGCACTTCAACAAGCATCTCGCTTAGAGATGGAAGCTGTCAAACATTTAGGGCTTCCGCGAATTGATTTAAATGCACGTGCTTATTCTTTTCATAGTGAAACAAGTGTTCCTTTAGAGTCAAGTAAACGCCGATTAGAAAACTCACTTACACGTGGTTTTGATGACAAGTTATCTCAATGGGAAAATGTGTTCCCCCCAGAAGTCATTGATCAAGTCAGCCAAGGTTTTGATCAAACCGTCAGTGATGGATTAAATAAAGTACCGAATAACTTGGATGTGACTATTAAAGATCATGATGTTAGAACATCTGTCTCTATGGTCATGCCACTTTATACAGGCGGAAAAATTAATAGTGCTAAACAAATTGCCAGTATTCAATCCAAGCGTTCAGACATCAGTGAGAAGCAGCAACAAGATTCTCAGCGTTTTGAAATGATCCAAGCCTATTTTAATGTGCAATTACAACAACAATTACTAAATACCAGTCTGTTCAATTTAAATGCAATGCAAGAACATTATGACAATGCATTAAAGTTAGAAAAGCAGGGTTTTATAAATAAAGGACAACGCATGCAATTTGAAGTTGCTCGTAATAATGCGCAACGTACCTATCAAAATGCACAGTCAAATCTACAAGCAAGTCAGTTTAGTTTACAAAATTTATTGCAAACTAAAGCACCATTAAGTCTGAGCACTCCTCTGTTCGTAAATACAGATCAAAATCACTCCTTAGACAAACTACTTGCAAACTACGACCAGAATTCAAGCCTCATAAAAAAACTGCAAATGGACACACAACTAGCCAATGAGAATGTCCGAATTCAGCAAGCAGCTAAAAAGCCAAGTGTCTTTGCTTTTGGTGAATATGGTTTAGATGAGAAAGAAAATTGGATCATTGGCGTTATGGCAAAATACAATTTGTTCTCTGGTGTCGATAAAAATAAAAACGTACATGCAGCAGAACTAAAACGTTATGCGGCAGAACTCATGACCGAACGTACCAAGCAAGAAATTGAAAATGTGCTGTATAAATCCTATAGCGAATTGAATGCATCGCAAACGAGTCATCAACTATTGGCTCAAAACACCAAAGCAGCACAAGAGAATCTACGTATTCAACAACTTTCCTTTAAAGAAGGTATGGGAACTGCAACTCAAGTCATCGATGCACAAAATGCATTGAATGCATTGAGAAGTGAAATGGCAATCAATGCGTATAAATATATTTTATCTTTAGCAACTTTACTTCAAAGCTATGGCTCGATTGACGAGTTTAAGCTCTATGTTAATCAACCACGTACCGACTTTATCCGTTAA